A part of Larkinella insperata genomic DNA contains:
- a CDS encoding glycosyltransferase family 2 protein: protein MIFIVIPVHNRKSLTRKCLACLTRQTVSNITIVVVDDGSTDGTGEMLRTEFPDAVVLSGDGTLWWTEGTNVGVRYALQNAVAEEENFVLTINDDTEVGPDYVASLLATYSRHKPCLAGSVSVDVAQPESLQYAGMKLNLYSANETYLADSRFQKSYRNLTETTDYIDSDSLPGRGVLIPFEVFENIGLYDTEHYVHYMADVEFTVRAKQAGYRLVISPLSIVYEHVEATALQVNSQLPIRKFWKGLWGRYSPINIPMRYHFAMHHTRTKHLYLMLDVSRIVTGYFLRKLRLL, encoded by the coding sequence ATGATTTTCATTGTGATTCCTGTTCATAATCGGAAAAGCTTAACCCGAAAGTGCCTGGCGTGCCTGACCCGCCAAACGGTATCAAATATCACCATTGTAGTGGTAGACGACGGCTCGACCGACGGGACTGGTGAAATGCTCCGGACTGAATTTCCGGATGCCGTCGTTCTTTCGGGAGACGGAACCCTTTGGTGGACCGAGGGGACCAATGTTGGGGTTCGGTACGCGCTACAGAACGCAGTGGCAGAAGAAGAAAACTTCGTGTTAACGATCAACGACGATACGGAAGTTGGCCCTGATTACGTGGCTTCGTTACTGGCTACTTATTCACGGCATAAACCGTGTCTGGCCGGTTCGGTCAGTGTCGATGTTGCTCAGCCCGAATCGTTGCAATACGCTGGAATGAAATTAAATCTGTATTCAGCAAACGAGACGTACCTGGCTGATTCACGTTTCCAAAAGAGTTACCGGAATTTAACCGAAACGACCGACTATATAGATTCCGATAGCTTACCGGGCCGGGGTGTTTTAATTCCGTTTGAAGTATTTGAAAACATTGGACTCTATGATACAGAACATTACGTCCATTACATGGCCGATGTTGAGTTTACGGTTCGGGCCAAACAGGCTGGCTATCGGTTGGTGATTTCTCCTTTGAGCATTGTTTATGAACACGTCGAAGCTACTGCCCTTCAAGTCAATTCTCAATTGCCTATACGCAAGTTCTGGAAAGGATTGTGGGGCCGGTATTCACCCATCAACATCCCCATGCGCTATCATTTTGCAATGCACCATACCCGAACCAAACACCTTTACTTAATGCTGGATGTAAGCCGAATCGTTACCGGCTATTTTCTTCGCAAACTTCGTCTTTTATAG
- a CDS encoding glycosyltransferase family 4 protein yields the protein MKQARKILFLTQLPPPIHGASKINEYIKTSIPINEKFDTNYINIITAKDLDDVQKFSWSKIAVIAKLYLKIIKSCFQVKYDLVFVTLSTDGIAFYKSALVWIMAATFIKRRMIMLHEKGIETTARKNAFNRLITRRMINSSDLIVTSKLLLQEFAGYTAKKYVVCSGTPGTSRIKDASFPAENGPKLLYLSNLIVEKGILVFIDICAELSRRGFYYQAVIVGKESDIAIEELQQLIREKNINDRVTLAGPKYNEEKEAYLLASDFLVFPTFYKRETTPLVIQEAFKFGLVPISSPEGGIPDLIEDGIDGFVIDPEDVQQYCDRIMELSANHDRLKAFRKAGQAKFDNRFSLPVFENNMVSVLEAALN from the coding sequence ATGAAGCAGGCTCGTAAAATATTATTCTTAACGCAATTGCCCCCACCCATACACGGAGCTTCCAAAATAAACGAATACATAAAAACCAGTATTCCAATTAATGAAAAGTTCGATACAAATTATATCAATATCATAACGGCAAAAGATTTAGATGATGTGCAAAAATTTAGTTGGTCGAAAATTGCGGTCATTGCCAAACTTTATTTGAAAATTATAAAGTCTTGCTTTCAAGTAAAGTATGATTTGGTTTTTGTGACATTGAGCACGGATGGAATTGCTTTTTATAAAAGCGCGCTTGTGTGGATTATGGCGGCTACTTTCATAAAGAGACGGATGATCATGCTGCACGAAAAAGGGATCGAAACGACTGCTCGGAAAAATGCATTTAATCGGTTAATAACCAGGCGAATGATTAATAGTTCTGATCTTATTGTTACTTCAAAATTATTGCTGCAGGAGTTTGCTGGCTATACTGCGAAAAAGTATGTCGTCTGCAGTGGAACTCCTGGTACGAGTAGAATAAAAGACGCTAGTTTTCCGGCTGAAAATGGGCCTAAACTTCTATACTTATCTAATTTAATTGTCGAAAAAGGGATACTAGTTTTTATTGATATATGTGCTGAGTTGTCCAGAAGAGGCTTTTACTATCAGGCGGTCATTGTTGGTAAGGAATCCGACATAGCAATAGAAGAACTTCAGCAATTGATTCGAGAAAAGAATATAAATGATCGGGTTACGTTGGCTGGACCGAAATATAACGAAGAAAAGGAAGCCTATCTGCTAGCGTCGGATTTTCTGGTTTTTCCGACTTTTTACAAACGTGAAACGACCCCGCTGGTCATTCAGGAAGCTTTCAAATTTGGGCTTGTGCCGATTTCTTCTCCTGAAGGTGGTATCCCGGATCTGATTGAGGACGGCATTGATGGATTTGTGATCGATCCGGAAGACGTGCAGCAATATTGTGATAGAATAATGGAATTATCTGCCAATCACGATCGGCTCAAAGCGTTCCGCAAAGCCGGTCAGGCCAAGTTTGACAATCGATTCAGTTTACCGGTTTTTGAAAATAATATGGTTTCGGTATTGGAGGCTGCCCTCAACTAA
- a CDS encoding WecB/TagA/CpsF family glycosyltransferase, translated as MNTTFIRNDPSETLSPALTTMVMGYPVFSGSLDQLSISNQDTLLINTMSPNSYGLAQKDSFFEEALKKCDVLTLDGIGVAVGSLLLNGKNIKKIAGADTFDYFTSYFNQRGGRCFFVGSTETTLKKIVAQLALDYPQLEADYYSPPYKHELTAEDSAPIIERINAFKPDVVFVGMSAPKQEKWAYQNKPYLNTKVIATIGNVFDWYAGNSKRPAQLWIDLRLEWLVRIFLRPEIFRRNTRNQLIFVKDMLLCFTRLKKMPK; from the coding sequence ATGAATACAACTTTTATCAGAAATGATCCGTCGGAAACCCTAAGTCCGGCTCTTACCACTATGGTTATGGGGTATCCGGTATTCTCGGGTTCTCTGGATCAGCTTTCAATCAGTAATCAGGATACTTTACTGATCAATACCATGAGCCCTAATTCCTACGGGCTGGCCCAAAAGGATTCATTCTTCGAGGAGGCACTCAAAAAGTGTGACGTACTGACGCTGGACGGTATCGGGGTGGCAGTTGGTTCGCTCTTGCTCAACGGTAAAAATATCAAGAAGATTGCCGGAGCGGACACCTTTGATTACTTCACGAGCTACTTTAACCAGCGGGGAGGGCGGTGTTTTTTTGTAGGCTCTACCGAAACAACGTTGAAAAAGATCGTTGCGCAACTGGCCTTGGATTATCCCCAGCTTGAAGCCGACTATTACTCCCCGCCATACAAGCATGAATTGACGGCCGAAGATTCGGCTCCTATTATCGAACGGATCAACGCCTTTAAGCCAGATGTCGTTTTTGTGGGCATGTCGGCTCCCAAACAGGAAAAGTGGGCTTATCAAAACAAGCCGTACCTCAACACAAAAGTGATTGCAACAATCGGCAACGTATTCGACTGGTATGCCGGCAACAGCAAGCGGCCAGCCCAACTATGGATTGATCTCCGGCTGGAGTGGCTGGTGAGGATTTTCCTTCGGCCCGAGATATTCCGTCGAAACACCCGGAATCAACTCATATTCGTCAAAGATATGCTTCTCTGTTTCACACGTTTAAAGAAAATGCCAAAATGA
- a CDS encoding Gfo/Idh/MocA family protein, with amino-acid sequence MKDQKVRIAIVGLGKMGIAHLAILNAHPALEVVGVCDTSGIVMEALKQHSTFECFTDYKKMVDRVKPEAVLIATPTKLHFEMARFALERGLHVFMEKPFTLQLNQGEELVRLAEARNLVTQVGYHNRFIGVFNEVKRLVDQGALGEIYHFIGESYGPVVTRKKEDTWRSNPSEGGGCLLDYTSHVVDLLQFVLGRVAKVDGSTLKKIYSTSVEDAVYSTLHLESGISGFLSVNWSDETYRKMSTQLTIIGKGGKLVADAQEMKVYFKSTPTIPGYEKGWNVKYITDLTPEVGFYLRGEEYSAQIDYFARCIQNRNAHGISTFRSALETDRVLNLLRTYTH; translated from the coding sequence ATGAAAGATCAAAAAGTAAGAATCGCTATTGTGGGCCTGGGCAAGATGGGAATCGCGCACCTCGCAATTTTGAATGCCCACCCGGCTCTGGAGGTTGTGGGAGTCTGTGACACGTCCGGAATTGTCATGGAAGCCCTAAAGCAGCATTCCACCTTCGAGTGCTTTACCGACTATAAAAAAATGGTCGACAGAGTGAAGCCAGAAGCCGTCTTGATCGCTACTCCCACGAAGCTGCATTTTGAGATGGCCCGGTTTGCCCTGGAACGCGGCCTCCATGTCTTCATGGAAAAGCCGTTTACGCTACAACTAAATCAGGGCGAAGAGCTGGTCAGGCTGGCGGAAGCGCGGAATCTGGTGACCCAGGTCGGTTATCACAACCGGTTTATCGGCGTCTTTAACGAGGTGAAACGCCTGGTGGATCAGGGAGCTCTGGGGGAAATCTACCATTTTATTGGGGAATCTTACGGCCCGGTGGTAACGCGGAAAAAAGAAGATACCTGGCGTTCAAATCCAAGCGAAGGGGGCGGATGTTTGCTGGATTATACTTCCCACGTGGTCGATCTACTTCAGTTTGTTCTGGGACGAGTTGCGAAAGTGGATGGAAGTACGCTCAAGAAAATCTATTCCACTAGTGTTGAGGATGCGGTTTATTCGACGCTGCATCTGGAAAGCGGTATTTCCGGGTTTCTATCGGTGAATTGGAGCGACGAAACGTACCGCAAGATGTCAACACAACTCACCATCATCGGCAAGGGCGGCAAGCTGGTGGCGGATGCTCAGGAGATGAAAGTATATTTCAAATCAACACCCACAATTCCGGGGTACGAAAAAGGCTGGAATGTGAAATACATCACCGACTTGACACCCGAAGTTGGCTTTTACCTGCGGGGGGAAGAGTATTCAGCCCAGATCGATTATTTCGCCCGGTGTATTCAGAACCGGAATGCGCACGGTATCAGCACGTTCCGGAGCGCTCTTGAAACCGATCGCGTCCTCAATTTACTTCGCACTTACACCCATTAA